The nucleotide window TCCACcatcattttaaaataatgttCGATCTGAATCACctattacatatattttttccatttttttatcattttatcgctctatttttattattaaatttgtatttaatattGTATGTGGTATGAAatctcagttttaattttatttttttcacatgtgattttttttatatagcttgctattatttttatagttaattataacaAATTCTTGACATCAATAAAGGAGGAGGCTAATaggagtaaaaaaaaaaaaataacagcaacaaaatatacattgacacacattttatatttattttttattttcacctatCATATCATATACAATAAAACAACAAACACTATCTAGGTAATAATTTCTTTGGTATTGCCATCAAAATTattgtgaattaaaattttattactattcACCACATACAAGAACACCGTTATGGATGAAGGTGAAATAGAAGAACCAATTTCTAATGATATTACGTGGCAAGAATTAATTgtctaaaaaatagaatttattagagaataaataaagaatcaattgactaaataagtaaatgattGTAATCTTAGTGATTAGGTGATGTAAAATCAACCTTCaatattaaaaagtattttgttTAATTCCGGTGGCTaacaaaagatttgaaaaatagaTAGTTAGTTAGTGAGTGAGTGATCGAAGTAATCAAATAAAAGTTAAGATTATTAGATGTGAGGTCTTACGATCAAGGTAAATTAGTGAAAGGGTGAAGAGAAAATTGAACAAAACTGTGAAACCAATAAGAGCTGCTAAACCAATCCAATACCAATATGCTTCTTTAGGAGCATCAAAGGTGTTTAATACAGCTTCACCAATTGTGGGAGAACCATCTTTAGTCTGCACAAATAGCTCTTGCATTATTGAACaagatgttttttattttatttttactggaaagaatttagcctACTGAGGCTcaatcagagcaatgaaatcttTTGGAACAATACACCAAATATTGAACTTATACTATTGTCCtattgaattttcttttatcaGTTTTTAGTCAGGTATCAATGTCCATCTTCCAATTGTACCAAAAGTATTTTCTTCTGGTGCTAATGAATGCAAGGATAAAACAGATTCTTCCTTGTCTTGATAATTTAACGAAACATTATAAAAGGGAGCTAGTAATAACCAGAATAGCACAGTACAAATTAactgattaaaaaaaatacaatcacTTTGATGTATCAAAAAATTGAGATAGTCACACTTAAAGTCCTAATAGTCACAGTAACGAAACGCTAAAATTGGCACGTGTAGTTTGTAATGATCTGAATGATGCAAGCTTGATCTAATCTTCACATCCTGAAGAGTGGTAACATTCTTGGTGCAATTTGAAATCTCCAATTTGCTGAGGCTAAGGAAAACCATTGCTTCAACAAACTAGTTGCTTCTCTAGTAACTTCAATTTTGCAGCTTGTAAGGATAGGACACCCTATTACAACTTGAGAAACTGATATATCCTCAGAAGTAAGAACTGAAAAAGAACAATGACTCAAGGTTTTTGAAATTTCGCATTTGGAGACTTGAATATATATCCGAATTTCGGATCTACTATGACCAATTTTCTTAAGAAGCCGAAACAAATATGGAGTGAGCAGTTAGTTAGGCTCCAACAGGGTTGAATTTGGCCTTTCCTGGAAGCAGGGCTGAACCCCGtgttttctaaaataattttgtgacaattcaatattattttgtttattttgggatttataatTGGTATTTCAATCCTATTATACAAGATCGATTATTAGTGGCTAATGAGCATTTTGGGATCTATGATGCAGATCAAAGAAATCAGGAAAGGGGAAGAGTTCTAGAAAAGGAAGCAATGAGTTCCAAaaatgtattgatatagagtgTAAGACTCCCAAAAAAGCTATTCAAGGCTTAATGTTGTGAAGAAGGTCTATGTTCTTTCCTTGATGGCGTGAAccatacaaaaaaataacaataagagtaaaaaactcaaaaaaaaaatagaaattttataaaaataataatatacacaagagagtattaaaaaaaaatattataaaataataataaacatatgAACAATGAACAACACAATTGgtacatagaaaataaatttcagTTCAATCTAAAAAAGTAAACGTAAAAGCTAGAGTTTgtattcaaaagataaaaaagttgCCAAACATAAAGATGCAAGGTTCAAGAGACTCAAACGAGCTTCCCTCTTTTCCAAACATAAAAGTTGCCACACTCTTACACTTGTTCTAGTTTCACATTATGGAAGTTGGTTATTATTAGGATGACTAGGTGGTTGCGTGTTTGTCAGATGCTGTGCACTCTGATTCATTGTCGGTGATATTGGTAGTGCTTCTTGTTGAAAAATATCATCATAATTCAGAGTCTCAGGTTTATACTGCTGATTACTATCCTGAATTGTTGTGTCCGTCGTGAAGAAGCTAGGAAGGGAAGAGGGCTCACCATAGAACCAAGATGATGGTGGTCCCTCCAAATCAAGATCATCAATAGTGTTGTTGTATTCGACTGGAGAAATCTGCCTTGGGGTAGTAAGATGCTGATGATAATTAGGTGCAGCAACATTGTTTTGAATAATGTTTCCATAAAGATTATAGTTATAACAAACAGCAGCAGCAGGAACATGGCTATCTTGCTGATTTGATGGCAAATTCACGTTGTTATTGTTGATTCCATTCTCGCTGTTGCTGCTCAGTGACGTTTGCTgaccataataataataatctgcCTGCTCTATCTCATTAAAAATTCTATCCATATCTGATTCAGAATTCTGCATATTctgatatacatatataaaaataaaatttgatggTAAAGCAAtttaattaagagaaaaaatcaTACTCTTGAACTCTTGTGGACAATACTAGTAGAAATTATACCTGTAAGCAGCCATCGTTATCGGCAAATAGATGTTGAAATTGAGATGATCCATTATCCACCGTGATGTTGTTGCTGCCATTATTATTACTATCATTAGTCAAAACAAGTACTTGTTGGTTGTTGACGATTCCATACTCATTCATGCAATCGTCACATTTACACTGATTAGAGCAACCAACTCCAGCACTGAAGCAAGCGCAGTGCTTGTTCTTGCACTTTGATTTCCTGCAGTTGCATCCTTTTCTGTGCCTTGCTGCTTCGTTCCCACCAATAATAATCTTGGATTGAAACGCCTCTGGATCACGtaattctatttcttttttcttctcataCACTTTATCCCTGTTATTCTCATTATTCTCGCAGGCTTTGCAAGTACAAGAATTGTTGCACAAATTTCCAGCACGAAGACATTCACAATAAAGTTTCAAGCATTGACTCTTTTGGCAGTTGCAGCAGATGCCATTATCACTCCCTTTCTTGTTACCACCACCAGAAACAATATCCGCAGTTCCTCCATTCATCTTGTCACAAGATTCCATCACAGTGAATGTGTGAGACGAGGTGAtctgaagaaagaaaaaggattatTCCTAGTTCGGATGGTTCTGATGACTGGTAGCGGTTAGAGCAGGAAGCGTGGGATTGTAGCCTCAGAGCTAACTAACCGTGTTTAATTGGGAGACTGTTGTAGCTCAAAAGAGCAATAGCTTCaggattttatatatttattcaacTCAACATGCTATCTTAAGTTCCTCATTTAGATATGATTGAGTTAATCATTTTATCTTTacttcttatcttattttaataataataataatatttaattaatcttattatcttttaaaagtcAAAATAGGATGTTAATTTACCGCCACTTCCAAAGTAATTTTAAccgttttttattttcttactctttttataattttaaccgttttttattttcttactcttttctttttaatactTAACTAATCTTGCTAAAGATAAGAGATTGGgtgttttaataatataatgagTTTAACcgcaaattattaatttaacttGCTGACGttctcataattaattaaataaatatgtgaaattataaaaaggtaaaattaaaatttataatgtataaaaaaattaatgcctgttctttaaatatataataaataaagaaaaagtctaGGGGACTAgtaacttttgtgttttgtggtcagcacttaaccataaaaaaaaatgagtgaTCTTTCACTGTTGAATGTAatttcacactattaaaaatgcCAATTAATGattacaaaacataaaaattattagtttctTAACACTcttcaataataaattaattaaagatataaaaatataatttaattttatttttataaaattctttcatataatattaaaattcaatttatcatatcttttttaaattttatttttgaatcaacatttaaaaattctttttttacgtAAACGTATTGCAGTAGCATATCTTAACATATttaacaaaagataatatatgtaaaaaagaaattattgagtccaatagtttttagtaattttattcaTTGTTTGAAGAGGAGAAATAGATTACAGCTTTttgaaagttttaattttttgtttgattaattttttattttataaacatAGAAATAATTTTGATCACAAAACTACGTATATAAGaagcaatattttttaatttttacgtTATATTAACTGACTTTTAGccattaatattaatatttattttttttattaattttatcctttatacatattattgtattatttatagaattcttatcattttttatatgaactctttttttcaattatttattatttatagtttttattaattttttatttaacattatatatttttataatgataatttttgtgcattatatttattattatctttttataatataatttattgatccTCATtcgataaaataaattaaacaaaaaaattaaccataaataataataatagtaaaaaattatggcgtaataaaaaagagtactaagaatattaaaaatatactatataaaaatatataaaaaattaaacatatataaaaaaataacattataatttaatgtcatgtcttttttttaataattatctatctaaaagtgattttaactaatattatccaaacaatatttattttatcaaaatcaattttattataaaattgctAAACATGAATCATGTTGACACAAACTTACTTCTACCCAAAATCAATTCTATAAAATCACTTGACAAACcacaatccaaacacacactaagttgttttcaacaaataaattttactaattcatAGTATCACTTTTagctttttttaaatattttttttttactttacattctttaattattattaaaataaataaattattttagatgtaataaacatataattataaatgttacatatataaaattataaatattaaattaaataaaataattttatgatattatttCTCTACCATTACTCTTAATATAATTGGTGAAAACTAACTTTTTAACTGGTTaactaattcaaaattcttttagaaTATAAAACTagtaatttaagaaaaaaaacgaTTCttatgttttaaatattttttgagtataaaatttgatttttttaaccAACTAAAAAGcagtttaattattatttctaaAACTTGTTAATAACAGGTTTGATCTTTTGAAACCAGATTGATTTACTCATCTAAAACTAATTATATTTCTCCTTAACCTCGTATCATGTTTGATTTTCCAAAAACCTTAACTATGTAAACCCCTAACAAAGAATTATTAGAAAGATAATAAAGAGTATCATTAATTTGTACCCTTTTATTCTTTGTCTGGAGTGCAATTTGATTAATAAACCATTATTACATTATGAGTATGAATATGTGCTTGTTTGGCtttattaaattgataaaaaaaatatttttcacataataaatgaacaaaaatttatttttattttattttatctaaatataattgataaataaaaagattttttatatgagatatctaaatataaaattatttttatttttataatttttttttaaataacatcCAACAAACCCTATATTGATAAATTTAAGTACTTTAGTCacccaaaacaaaaataagtaCTTCACTTTTCCTTAACCCAAGGCTTCCTGAAATATATGACAATTGAAGCAAGCATTCAATGACTTCCAAATATATGGACAAATAGTTAACGTGGTATAgttattttgtaaataaatgCTAAATCatcaaaaaggaaaataaaatactatAAATATTTAACGTACAAATTTGGCCTTTCATgtcaatcaacaaaaaaaaaagtaagccattttgaaaaaaaaaatcttttctttaattttgtcaCTCcgaaatttaatttatcatacCACTAGacaaaattctctaatttaatctaaaagaaagaaattaattcatttaaataaaattacattagTTAAAGAACCGATGATatagttgaaatttttttgaatattattattattattctcttggtcttattcaaattttactaaaataattattgtaataccctaatatttttaaattaagtttaaatcttatttgaattatattaattattgttattcaaattttacgaaatttttaaaataaattttttatataaaaagtaataaataactaatttttattacaatCCTTACTAGTTAAGAAATATAAGTAGAGCTAGTGATATTAACATGAAAGATACGTACTAGATTATAGGCAAAACAATACatattaaataatcatataaataaaaaaacaaatataatagaCACAATTGTAGTGCTCaataaagataaaacaagacatataaaaaattcaaattcctTTAATATGTAAATTTATGACTAAAATAATCATCTATTCTCCATTCTTAATATAAATTTGAGCAAATATTTAACATTCTCTATTTATGTCCTTGATATCTCACTACTAATCATTTTATAGTGTACTGTTTTTTCAATTCAATCGAGTAGTGTATTGTTTCGTACCACATCATTTTTGAATATGGTATGAAGAGAgtgtaagaaataaaattttttcaataatttatcTATATGATATCATCGTATCTATCTTCAACTACTtcgaatttttaaaataaaaacagtgATAATGCAATATTTTCAATTAGTCGAAGTGGTGTGACTTTTATATGCTTcttatttacttatgttattaCACATGTAACTCATGACTAAATacgtataatattaaaatatacaaaatgcAAACATATAAACATTGACTTGATTTCTCTTGACATTTTTGTAACTTCTCTGTACATGAAAAGAAAAcgattttttattgatataaactCTTATCTGATACATGAAATTGATCTTAACTTTTCTTAAGCAATCTTTTAACATTGCTTTGATTTTGGAGGGTATTAAACTCAAACtgtgtataaaattaaaaggagTCCTCTTTTCTTACCGAATATCGTTATCCCAAAAGTTTGTCAATCATCACCTTTTCTTATCGAATGATCACTTTGATTATCTTGTCTTTAGGGGTCATTTTCTTTTACCAAAACATTATTTCCTCAGTTCTTTAATGCACATAAAACTGGTTATTATAATGTTTAATGTGAATACAATTGAGAGATATTATATCATGACATGCAATACTAGtttctatattaaaaatatttaagatataacttaaaaaaaagtagCATAAAATCTTTACTTCGAGTGAAATGTGTAGAAATTCTATATATATTCTAATGTAAATAGACACTATTTGTTAGCGAAGAGAGACTTATTTCATGACTAGAATTTGTGCGTGTTTCGATGTAGGCAGATATATATCTTTGGTTAAGAGATAGGTTTCATTCTTTTGATGAAACTCAATATAAATATTGAGGTTGCAAAAAATATGAATCCTATGCAAATCTCTGAGTTCATGTTATTTTTATCGTAGAAAGAAAATTTCTATATTCCTGGTCTCCGTAGTTAGCATAGTTTAGAAAAGATACTTTCTCAAACAATATACGAATAAAATTTGTGAATAATTTGGTGAATGATCTATAATGAGAGTAAGAAAGTGAGAAAAGATAAGGATTTTTTATAATGAAgtgaaaaatataaatgaataaCAATTTGTAGAGATAATAGAAGatagagaaaataaattacctaaaattttcgtatagaaaaagagaatagaatgaaaaatgaaGGACTCAACTGGCTCTTAGGCATAGTTATTAAAATTGGACCGGACCAGTTGATTCAATCAGAAAATTAGACCCAATATCGGTCTAGTCTAAGATTAGGACTGCTTAAAGTAGAGAACTGCCACAAACCGGTCAAATCCAAAGTGAATCGACCAAATCCGGTCaaatttggtaaaaaattaGACCGGACCGAACCGTTCGGTCTAGTTGACGCACCACAGTTTTGCAAGTCCACCGTGCAAGGACAATCTTACCACCAAGCTAGTAATGCTTCttaccaatatatatataacaaacttttattttatttatattcaatttattttaattttaattaaagtcacttatttttgaatcaattatattttatttaactataaattttattaaatatataaattaaaaagataaacaaaaaattcaataaatcccaatttattttttcttttcatgattatatgatatctattaatattatttttcaataaatacttatagtatataattaataataggtAAATACTCACATGCAATTGTCTTCATATGAATTTGATAGTTGAAAATCTTTAGATGATATTTAGTCAAACATGTTAAATCATCTAACTGTTCTTAAATATCTTCACATGAAAACAATTGTATGTGAGTTTTCacctataataatataataatacaataaatataaactaattaataaagtattaaaatttaaaatttataattatttttataaaaataaaataaaaatactcatattaaaaaaaattaaaaaccaatAATTAAGTGACCCAGTAACTTGATTGCTTCAATCACCGGTTTGGTTTTGACAACTACGCTCTTAGATATGTGCAAATTGCATTAAGAGAATCTAACTCGTGTTTATACGAAATCTTCAATCTGAATTGTTACTTTAAAagtcttataaaattttttatattttgaatttgaaaatagttaTTAGATACAAATTTATAGAGAATTGAGTTATTTTTACAACAAATTTTGAACGAAGTCAATTGGATAACTATAATTTGAGatattcataaaatattatatatcaagCTGATTGGTTAATAGTTACAATGCGATTTTT belongs to Arachis duranensis cultivar V14167 chromosome 8, aradu.V14167.gnm2.J7QH, whole genome shotgun sequence and includes:
- the LOC107462985 gene encoding uncharacterized protein LOC107462985; its protein translation is MESCDKMNGGTADIVSGGGNKKGSDNGICCNCQKSQCLKLYCECLRAGNLCNNSCTCKACENNENNRDKVYEKKKEIELRDPEAFQSKIIIGGNEAARHRKGCNCRKSKCKNKHCACFSAGVGCSNQCKCDDCMNEYGIVNNQQVLVLTNDSNNNGSNNITVDNGSSQFQHLFADNDGCLQNMQNSESDMDRIFNEIEQADYYYYGQQTSLSSNSENGINNNNVNLPSNQQDSHVPAAAVCYNYNLYGNIIQNNVAAPNYHQHLTTPRQISPVEYNNTIDDLDLEGPPSSWFYGEPSSLPSFFTTDTTIQDSNQQYKPETLNYDDIFQQEALPISPTMNQSAQHLTNTQPPSHPNNNQLP